GGTTACTGACTGAACCACCTCTATGTTCCGGACTGAAGCACCTCTACGGTTCCTGACTGAACTTCCTCTACATTCCGGACTGAACCACCTCTACGGTTACTGACTGAACCACCTCTACGGTTCCGGACTGAACCACCTCTACGGTTACTGGCTGAACCACCTCTACGGTTCCGGACTGAACCACCTCTACGGTTCTGGACTGAACCACCTCTACAGTTACCGACTGAACCACCTCTACGGTTCTGGACTGAACCACCTCTACGGTTAGTGGCTGAACCACCACTACGGTTCTGTACTGAACCACCTCTACATTCCGGACTGAACCACCTCTACGGTTCTGGACTGAACCACCTCTACAGTTACCGGCTGAACCACCTCTACGGTTCTGGACTGAACTTCCTCTACATTCCGGACTGAACCACCTCTACGGTTACTGGCTGAACCACCGCTACGGTTCTGGACTGAACCAACTCTACGGTTACTGACTGAACCACCTCTACAGTTCCGAACTGAACCAACTCTAGGGTTCCAAACTGAACCACCTCTACGGTTACCGGTTGAACCAACTCTACGGTTGCTGGCTGAACCAACTCTACGGTTCCGAACTGAACCACCTCTACGGTTACTGGCTGAACCAACTCTACGGTTCCGAACTGAACCACCTCTACGGTTACCGGTTGAACCAACTCTACGGTTCTGGACTGAACCACCTCTACGGTTCCGGACTGAACCACCTCTACGGTTACCGGCTGAACCAACTCTATGGTTCCGGACTGAACCACCTCTACAGTTCTGGACTGAACCACCTCTACGATTCTGGACCGAACCACCTCTACGGTTACCGGCTGAACTAAACCAGGAAATAATGGGAGTTTAAATTTCATTTAATGTGACCGTGTCGCGTtgattgttttcacacacacactcacacttcctCTGACTGATATTAGAACTTATCAGAACTTTTTTTCGCCTCTTTTTCTGCCTGGAAACAGGCTCCGGCACCGTGGTTCTGGCTCTGCGGTGGCGGTTCTTCCTCGGTTTCTCTGCCGCCTTCACTGAAAGGAGCTCCGGCGCTGACACCGACTCGTCGCCGCCGTCCTTCCCGGAGCCACCGCCGTTTAATTCCGCCTCGATATTCCTGATATTTTCCGTGTATGAATCATTCAGTATGAATCAGTAAATATATATTAAACCaggaaataaaccaggaagtgacatcCATCCATGGTACCAACACAACTGGGGGCTTTCAGTTTTACTATGAGACTGTGACTTTTCTTATactataaatgtatatattatattatattatatatatatatatatacagtatatatacatttatgtattatattataaatatacattagATATTACATTGTAaacatacatgtactgtatgtatatatacaatgtaatatataaatatacatttatatattacattgtaaatatacatttatgtattatattataaatatacatttgaagattacattgtaaatatacatttatatattataaatatatatttaacagAAAAGTGAGgaacacattcactcattcatcctttcatctgtgtttatatcTCAATACAAACAGGAAAATCAACCATTAGCTGATCCACACTGACTTGTTACTATTATATATATGCTGAAGTAGGAGGGGCTTAAAGTgatgaagagggagggaggagaggagagaaggaggaggggagggtggagagaaggaggtagggaggagaggagagaaggggggagggaggagaagagaggaggaggtgggagggTGGCGGGACGTGAGCTGTCGCAGCCTAGTGGTGGAAACAGGCAgagcaggaaaataaaaaccacataaTATAATCTGAGCAGTGAGACGTTTAATCTGCCTGCGCCAATTCTCGTGATATTTGTGCTCATATgaacagaagaagacagagactcacatgatgatgatgatgatggttatcactattattattattgttattcttgtcaataataacaataataataataacaaatgttgtATGTGGATCATATTACAGAGTTATTGACCTTGGCtaatttttttcctgttattcACAAACTACAGGAGGAAAAAtcacacattcatatttaaacTGAATTATTCTCATAAACagagcaggattttttttttaaataacacacacacacacacacacacatcatgaatGTATAGTTTGGTGACAGTGTTGGATATTTCGATGAATCCATGATTagtctttgattaaaaaaaactgaacattgTGTAAAACATGAATTCGTGTTTTCAGTTCATTTTCAGTGAAATCAGCTGATGTTTGCGTGAACACCAACATTCCTGTTTAAAGTCAGCTAATTACTGCGGAGACAAAATGTCGGGGCTTGAATTTCAGAGGGGGAGGATTtgataataatatcaatatGATGTTAAAACATTCACCacgtcattcacacacatttcatcTAAATCACTCACGAGGACGTTTCCGTGGAAACCTTTCATTTTGAATGCGTGAAAAGCTGATTTTAAAATGTCGACGCGACATATTTGTGTTGTGAAAACTTTGCTGATATTTTCAGGCCTTTACATTTAGACAAATGTAGACgtgtttttctctgtgggaCACGAGCGCGGCTCGCGACGTCAGTCCACGGACCAACTTATCGACACGacacaaagaaatgaatgaTTCATACACGGAAAATATCAGGAATATCTAGGCGGAATTAAACGGCGGTGGCTCCGGGAAGGACGGCGGCGACGAGTCGGTGTCAGCGCCGGAGCTCCTTTCAGTGAAGGCGGCAGAGAAACCGAGGAAGAACCGCCACCGCAGAGCCAGAACCGCGGTGCCGGAGCCTGTTTCCAGGCAGAAAAAGAGGCGAAAAAAAGTTCTAATAAGTTCTAATATCAGtcagaggaagtgtgtgtgtgtgtgtgtgtgtgtgtgtgagtgtgcgtgcgcGCCCGCGCGTgtttgtgaaaacaatcaacGGGACACGgtcacattaaattaaatttaacggATAAACGGTGGAGAAATTTCACGGCGACACAGAGTGAAAATAATCCGTGACTTCCGGCAGAAAAACCCTGCACACACGCGAACATTTGACGGCAgagaatgtgtttaaatgtttaccTGGATTTCATTGTGCTCCATCGCAGTCCTGCATTCCCTCTGCGAGGCCCCTCTCCGGTTACACCGCCGGGAcagactgacacacaaacaaacgcacCCAGACAGAGGCGGAGGAGGGGGAGGGCTTCTaactaaattatatatatttgtatacatgtatatgtacagatatatgtacatatatacatatatatatattaaaaaataaaacataaacaaccaGTTCCGTCAGTTCTGTCTCCGCCCTCTTTTCTGTTTTAGTGTCAATGGAACGAAGTTTAACGCAGAGTTAAAGTAAATGCTAAAGCTAACATGTAGCTTCAGCAGCACCGTGACGTACATCCGCCTGATACGGCACACAAGGGCGGCGCTTAGTccgagctacagcagcagcaacagaagaaGAATCATTAGCATATTAGCTtagctttgatttaaaaagtgcTCTCCTAATATAACAATTTACAAAGTACACGATACAGTACATGAAACAAGTACATGATACAGTTTATGATACAAGTACATGAAACAAGTACATTATACAGTACATGATAcaacaaatatacacaaatagAGATGTTATGATCAGGCCTGTAACCATGACAACGAAATATTGTACATTTGCAGtggtaaataaatgtgtgtgtgttcacagtgtagttccctctgctctccagcagGGGGAGGCAGATTTAGaggatttttaatttttagaggaaatgtgtgtattgtgtttgtctctcagtgtgagacacatCACGCgtttgtctctcagtgtgagacacatCACGCGTGCTTGTATCTCATTGTGAGACACATCACATGTTTGTCTCTCAGTGCGAGACACATCACAAATGCTTGTCTCTCAGTTTGAGACACATCATatgtttgtctctcagtgtgagacacatcacacgtttgtctctcagtgtgagacacatCACACGTGCTTGTCTCTCAGTGAGACACATCACACgtttgtctctcagtgtgagacacatcacacgtttgtctctcagtgtgagacacatcacaggtttgtctctcagtgtgagacacatCACGTGCTtgtctctcagtgtgagacacatcacacgtgcttgtctctcagtgtgagacacatcacacatgcttgtctctcagtgtgagacacatcacatatttgtctctcagtgtgagacacatcacatatttgtctctcaatgtgagacacatcacacatgcttgtctctcagtgtgagacacatCATGTTTGCGATGACATGTCCTCCTGAGtggacacagcagtgacacaggaagtgacatcatgttttatgCAGAGAAACGTGGATTAAACTGGGATTATAGATTTTTAATTTGATGaaacttttcattgtttttttattagagTGAATGTGGTGAGcatgttttctcttcatttctcttcctcctcttcgtcaTCATCTTCACCCTCACTCTCGTCTAACAGCCGGGACTGAAGAGCGAGTCTCTGAGCCACCGCTGTTACCATGGCAGCGCCTTTCCCACTGCCGTCCTCTGACACCAGGAAGCTGAGGCTGCACAGAGGAGCGAGGAGGCGCACGGTGGCCTGCAGCTCGTCACTGAAACtgaagcagagaagaagaactcactcatGTACATGTATGTCTCACTCAGTCATATACATCTATGCCTCACTCAGTCATATACATCTGTGTCTCACTCAGTCATATACATCCATGCCTCACTCAGTCATATACATCTGTGTCTCACTCAGTCATCTACATGTATGCCTCACTCAGTCATATACATCTGTGTCTCACTCAGTCATATACATCCATGCCTCACTCAGTCATATACATCTGTGTCTCACTCAGTCATATACATCCATGCCTCACTCAGTCATATACATCTGTGTCTCACTCAGTCATATACATCTGTGTCTCACTCAGTCATATACATCCATGCCTCACTCAGTCATATACATGTATGCCTCACTCAGTCATATACATCTATGTCTCACTCAGTCATAAACATCCATGTCTCACTCAGTCATATACATCCATGCCTCACTCAGTCATATACATCCATGCCTCACTCAGTTATATACAACCATGCCTCACTCAGTCATAGGTCTGTCTTACTTGGGGTGTTTCCTGTAGACTGTCCCGTCCACCCCCACCGTGGTCTTCAGATGGTCCAGGCCACGGCTGGTTCTCATTCTGTTGGCAATGGTTGCCAGGGCGGCGCCGCAGAGGCGGGCAGAGCGCGAGGAGACGGTGTCACAGACCAGACGCACCACCCGCACGTCAACCGGGTCCCACTTCAGCTCCAACTGGGTCAGAATGTTCTGGGCATTTTCCAGACCAGCATCTTCTCTGAGGCAcagacaggaacaggaagtgaagacacATTTATGATGGACATAAAGATGGGGTCTCATGATTGGTTCATTTAAATCAACGATCTGTTATGTGTTTGTATTAGAGGTATTGAttgtattgatgatgatgatttcatgATGATGAGGTCATGATGAGGTCATGATGATGAGGTCATGATAATGAGGTCATGATGATGAGGTCGTGATAATGAGGTCATGATAATGAGGTCATGATAATGAGGTCATGATGAGGACATGATGATGAGGTCATGAGAAAGATCTCTGAAGCTTGTTGTGTTTCCTGAGGATTTCACTCACTCTTCAATCTCAGAGATGAACTTTGTCTGGAAGCTTCCTGGTGTCTTCAGAGCTGAAGACATTTGTCCCTGAAACAGCACTTTGTCCTCCGTCAGACGCACAAGCACCAGGCGAACGATTTCCCCCAGATACATTCCACTGATCATCTTCTCAAAActgcagaaaacaacagaagcaACACATTCAACGTGAGAAATGAAAGCATGAGCATAATccatgagacactgagacactgtgCTCTCTACGTCTTTAAGTCACcgtgagacaggaaactgaagtttgtaacgcactcactctcccacaccaaaccccagagagaaaaccagtgatttagcTGCGGGGgactcaggagctgctgctcctctgctgcctcgtgtggtcactttgtgtcactgagctcagactaaatgaaatgtttcaaaTATAAAACGAGCGTACATGTGGACGCCGGGGTTGATGGACATGTTGTCCACCGTCAGGTCAAACTCTGTCAGGATGTCCCTCAGGGAGTGGTCGTCCCCGAAGCCTCCCCACTCTGTGTTAATGCACATGCGTCCGTCCTCACCCTCCACACGCTTCACGTTCTTCATCTCCTCCATGTAGCATGCGTTTGTTCCTGTAcctacacatgaacacatgaacacatgaacacatgaacacatggatCCATGGATTcatggacacatgaacacatcaacacatggacacatggacacatgaacacatggacacatggaccCATGGATTcatggacacatgaacacatgaacacatggacacatggacacatgaacacatggacacatgggcaaatgaacacatggacacatgaacacacaaacacataacatggacacatggacacatgaacatatggacacatgaacacatgacatggacacatggacacatgaacacatgaacacatgaacacatgaacacatgaacacatggacacatgaacacacgacATGgacatatgaacacatgaaaggtTACCGATGATCATGCCGATCTCACAGCTCTGGTCTCTGTAGCCGCAGCTCATCATCGTGCCCACTGTGtcattcaccatggcaaccgaGCCAATATCGTAGTCCTGGAGAGAGGATTTCATCAGATGAAAGATGGGTTTAATCTGACTCCTGAAATGATCAATCTGTGAATATCATGACTTTATTATGGATCATGTCATAGCTGATCAATTCttgagaaatgtcttcacaccTGAAGATACTCAGATTGAAATGAGAGAATCAATGCATAAGCATTGATCTAGGATTAACTCACTCCTCTCCTGTGAACGGCATCTTTCAGCAGCTTCACCACATCTTCTCCCTCCACTCCAGAACAGTTAAAGCCTTTAGTCCAGCGAATCAGGATGCTCTGTTCAGaccagtgaaaataatgaattaatccaTGAAATAAACCAGATTAAACCATGAAATAAACCAGATTAAACCACATATATGCATGTTGTCTTGTCCACAAAGTCAAATACcgtaacataaaaaaacaaacacaaatggatCATATGACTCAATATGACAGCACTGAACCTGAACCCCATTAGAACCCTAACCGTGCCTTGGCTTCCCCAACTGAAGCAAACTGCAGCTCCTTAAAAACCTCGTAGGTCTCCTGATATATCATCCTCTTAGTAACTAACTTGGGGGGGTAACCAATCAATTTATATGCAGGAGTTACACTATTCATCTATAAACTGAACCAGTAACAGTTTATAAACAGTGGCATATACAtgcaaatgtgctgtttttcagtgaagcatcacAACCAACCTTATATTCATGTGACCAGTGGCACAGGTTCAAGTTAAAGTTAACATAGCAGCGCAGTAACACAGAGGATCTAAACCTGAAAAGATACAGatctagaaaataaaacaagacaggaaaataaaataatatggtAGGAATCTAAACAAGACCATACATAATCCAACATTACAGCTGGCTGATTCTGTTGTCTTCATTTGTCTTTATTAAAGTCAGCAGTGGATCCTTGAACACTGAGTGCACAGACATGACTTCCCCACTCGCGACGAACCTGCGGCAGATGTTTACTTTGCGACACAGCGATCACAGAACAACTGCGCCTCTGTCTGACGGAACTGCACTCCTCTCTGGTGAAGAACCCGTTCCACACCGTGCTGAGGTCAGGGTATATTCTCAAAGTAGTCCCCTTATACTTTACTTCGTGCTGCATGGACCATCTCAAAGCAACGTCCTTCTCCCGGTACCGATGcttataatataaatgaattaataaagaaTAATTATTAGGAAATAAAGATAGCAGGGCCTTGGCCATCTTCACTCCCTTTGGGCAAATTCAGGATGCGGAGGTTAGCTCTGCAATCTATTTTCCAGGTTTTCAAGGGGGTCCAGCAGGGTTTCATTCTGAGCCTGAAGGGATGTGACAGAAGCTTCAGCTTCACAAATCCGTTGAAAATGATCACCTGTCAGGTTTTCTGCTGCAATGAGTCAGCCCTGAAAGGAGCTAACTTCGTCCCGTAGCCCATCCACTGAAGCTTGACTCCTGGATTAAAGTGGTCACATCTTCCTTACAGTCGGTCCGCTGCTGAGACAGTTCTATCATCAGTCACGGACACAGTATCTCCGTTTGCCGTCGCCAGGTCTTTCCATGTCAGTAGACACAGCCGCCATTCTTGCTAACTTGCTAGCTATGCTATACTATGTTGTCTGGTGGAAGTTGAGAGTCTCTGTGATTTAGGATTATCgctcttcatctcactgtcGTGAGGGTTCAACAACGATATTTATGTCAGTGTCACGCTTAATATTTGTGTAAAACTTTGATTGTTAAAGTTATTAAGAGAGTTGATCGAGAGTCCCTCAATCCATCAGATTAACATTTGACTGATCAGATTaacaggctgtgtgtgtctttctgtctgtctgtctgcctgtctgcgtgtgtctgtgtgtgtcaccttgTCGATCTCCAGCTGCTCACAGGGGAATGAGAAGGTGAATCCCAGAGGAAGAGTTTGTCCCTTTAAATTCTGAGCATCAATAAAGTCACTGAGGCAGGAGGCGATGTGGTCAAACAGctggacacatgaacacacgaacacatgaacacatggatACATGgatacatgaacacatgaacacataaacacacacctgttctCCAGGTCCCAGCATCATCTCCTGTGGGATAGAACAGATCTGACTGTCCATCTTTAACACTTGCTGCTCGTCCTCACAAACACGAACATGAAGAACACGGAAGTTTGTTCCACCGAGGTCCAACGCCAGGAAATCACCTTTCTCTGtcacagcaaacaacaacaacaatgtgtaaacatgtaaacgTGCACATGTGTAAGCGTAAATGTGGAAACTTGTTAATGTGTAAACATGCACATATGTAAGCGTTAATGTGTAAACTTGTAAATGTGTAAACGTGCACATGTTTAAGCGTAAACGTGTAAACGTGTACATGTGTAAAcgtgtaaacatgtaaacatgtatacatgtaaacatgtaaatgtgtaaacatgtaaatgtgtaaacatgtaaatgtgtaaatgtgtgaacatgtaaatgtgtaaacGTGCACATGGGTAGacgtgtaaatgtgtaaacatgTACATTTGTAATTGTGcacgtgtaaatgtgtaaatatgtaaacatgtaaatgtgtaaatatgtaaacatgCACGTGTAGATGTGTACATCTGTAAACGTGTAAATATGTAAACGTGCACATGAGTAGACGTGTAAACATGTAAACGTGTAAATATGTAAACGTGCACATGTGTAGACGTGTAcatctgtaaacatgtaaatatctAAACGTGCACATGTGTAGACGTGTAAACATGTAAAcgtgcacatgtgtaaatgtgtcaaTAAAACATGTTACCTGTTCCGTCAGGTGTGGCTCTGACAAACGTGGGCAACATcttcactgcagctctgtggtGAGAATGTTTCCCCAAACCCAAGATCAAAGACTTATTTAGTCGACAAGAAATGTCTCCAAGTTTCTCCAGAGACAGATGAAAGGGCTGTAGGTGTGTCTGcacctgtccacacacacacacacacacacacacacacacataataacccaactgtcagtgttttgtatatttttacaaacacattgttaaactaaaatattataaattatatcTACACACTTTGTCCACAGGAGGGCAGTGTTTGTCACGGTGAGCCTAAACATTTGGAGTTTATAACTTTTTTtaccctaacctttaaccttaaccCCTTACCTTGAACTGTAACCTTTACCCTTacctttaaccttaacctaatctCAAGTATAATCCTAAAACTAGGTCTTAGAAGAAGGatattttgtctggtcctcacttttttttcaggattaagacacacgcacacataaggtgtgtgtgttttcatgttttcatgtttcaacACAGAGGCTGAGTGTTGAAACACTTGAGTGTTGAAACACAGTTGAAACACACtttcttcactgtgtgtgtgtgtgtgtggttttccactgcaaaaagtacctactcaacatgggcggagtcattactgcacagctgcacgaaactgccgtgactcattaaatacaccagagtcctctgttaaatactgacattaaGACACTTCCTCTGTAAGATACTGACATTAAAGACAGTTTCtctgacattaaagacatttaCTCTGTTAGATactgacattaaagacactttctctgacattaaagacatttcttctgttaaatactgacattaaagacacttcctctgacattaaagacacttcctctgacattaaagacatttcctctgttatatactgacattaaagacatttcctctgttaaacactgacattaaatacacttcctctgacattaaagacatttcctctgttagatactgacattaaagacacttcctctgacattaaagacatttcctctgtaagatactgacattaaagacacttcctctgacattaaagacatttcctctgtaagatactgacattaaagacacttcctctgacattaaagacatttcctcttaaatactgacattaaagacacttcctctgacattaaagacatttcctctgttagatactgacattaaagacacttcctctgacattaaagacatttcctctgttagatactgacattaaagacactttctctgacattaaagacatttcttctgttaaatactgacattaaagacacttcctctgacattaaagacatttcctctgttagatactgacattaaagacacttcctctgacattaaagacatttcctctgttaaatactgacattaaagacatttcctctgttagatactgacattaaagacatttcctctgttaaaatactgacattaaagacacttcctctgacattaaagacatttcctctgttaaaatactgacattaaagacacttcctctgacattaaagacatttcctctgttaaaatactgacattaaagacacttcctctgacattaaagacatttcctctgttaaatactgacattaaagacacttcctctgacattaaagacatttcctctgttaaatactgacattaaagacatttCCTTCATCATAGTATAAAATAGctctgaacctgaacctgaaccaggTAACAGGTTAtcatgctagtggaaacacacctGAACTGAA
This portion of the Solea solea chromosome 4 unlocalized genomic scaffold, fSolSol10.1 SUPER_4_unloc_14, whole genome shotgun sequence genome encodes:
- the LOC131449241 gene encoding hexokinase-2-like isoform X2, encoding MSNMSGETATLHVDGIPPNTLSQVQTHLQPFHLSLEKLGDISCRLNKSLILGLGKHSHHRAAVKMLPTFVRATPDGTEKGDFLALDLGGTNFRVLHVRVCEDEQQVLKMDSQICSIPQEMMLGPGEQSILIRWTKGFNCSGVEGEDVVKLLKDAVHRRGDYDIGSVAMVNDTVGTMMSCGYRDQSCEIGMIIGTGTNACYMEEMKNVKRVEGEDGRMCINTEWGGFGDDHSLRDILTEFDLTVDNMSINPGVHIFEKMISGMYLGEIVRLVLVRLTEDKVLFQGQMSSALKTPGSFQTKFISEIEEEDAGLENAQNILTQLELKWDPVDVRVVRLVCDTVSSRSARLCGAALATIANRMRTSRGLDHLKTTVGVDGTVYRKHPNFSDELQATVRLLAPLCSLSFLVSEDGSGKGAAMVTAVAQRLALQSRLLDESEGEDDDEEEEEK
- the LOC131449241 gene encoding hexokinase-2-like isoform X1, with the translated sequence MSNMSGETATLHVDGIPPNTLSQVQTHLQPFHLSLEKLGDISCRLNKSLILGLGKHSHHRAAVKMLPTFVRATPDGTEKGDFLALDLGGTNFRVLHVRVCEDEQQVLKMDSQICSIPQEMMLGPGEQLFDHIASCLSDFIDAQNLKGQTLPLGFTFSFPCEQLEIDKSILIRWTKGFNCSGVEGEDVVKLLKDAVHRRGDYDIGSVAMVNDTVGTMMSCGYRDQSCEIGMIIGTGTNACYMEEMKNVKRVEGEDGRMCINTEWGGFGDDHSLRDILTEFDLTVDNMSINPGVHIFEKMISGMYLGEIVRLVLVRLTEDKVLFQGQMSSALKTPGSFQTKFISEIEEEDAGLENAQNILTQLELKWDPVDVRVVRLVCDTVSSRSARLCGAALATIANRMRTSRGLDHLKTTVGVDGTVYRKHPNFSDELQATVRLLAPLCSLSFLVSEDGSGKGAAMVTAVAQRLALQSRLLDESEGEDDDEEEEEK